The region GCcacgttaaagggatagttcacccaaaaatgaaaatttgatgtttatctgcttacccccagcgcatccaagatgtaggtgactttgtttcttcagtagaacacaaaagatgatttttaactgcaaccgctgaggtctgtcagtggtataatgcaagtcagcgggaacttggactataagagtaaataaaacacgaaacgatcggtttgtgcgagaaaccgaacagtatttatatcattttttacctctaatacaccactgtccaacggcattcatcactcgattcgtgaggtctgatcgcgctctgacagcggcagtgatgtctcgctctcattgaagtatatgcgcgagacatcactgccgctgtcagagcgcgatcagacctcacgatgtcttaggacatcaatgtgtcgtcacgagccgcagggtttaatttggatttgtctgtcgtgttttatttactcttatagtccaagttcccgctgacttgcattataccactgacagacgcaGCGGttagagttaaaaatcatcatttgtgttctactgaagaaacaaagacacctacatcttggatgcgctgggggtaagcagataaacatcaaattttcatttttgggtgaactatccctttaaggtttttCACGTTAAGCGTTTTAATGTTAAGCGTTTTAGAACGTCCCAGTGGCGATATGATATGATCAACTGATTATCATTAAGAAAACTGGtgaaacctttaggaacttcaaaagataaaacagcgaaactCCTAATATTATTTCCAATATCCAATAATTCCAAAAAGCAGAATTTTGCTGTGGAGATCGCTAAACTCCAGTGCACATGTTTGTTTTCAGGTCATCAGCGCTTCTTCTGCATTTAGGAGCGTGTGCACGGAGTTGCCAGATTGCACAGATTAAGTAAAACACCGGCAAGAAAGTATATCCTTTAGGGAAAAGCTCTATTTGGGAGATTTAATCTATTTGCATCTGGCAACCACAAGCATATCCCAAAGAAAAAACACGTTTTCAGGATAAATAACGAGCGGGCtaatatcgtgacgattatttgtaatcaatcgagagaagcagatatcgttatcgcgattaaaatacgattaatcgtgcagccctagtgcatagtgcgtcatttgggatgCAACTTATGATTGGGAGCCAAGTCATGCTACATAGACCTGCGAGTAAAGGTAACAACCTTCTGTCCTGGATCAGACCAGCAGTCCAAAAGTGAATCTAGCAGTTGTGAGCAGAGACCAGCGCTGTGCAAGAGGCCACCATCTCCCTCAGGACACTGGAGTAAAAGCAGCTTACAGCTCCATATTCATTATTTAAGTCTCTCTCACTATGATTAATTCACAGGGGGCAGGTTTACTTGGAAATAAGAGCGAACAGTAAATCATATTCCCAGAACCTTGTCATGTGTAGTGGAGGTTATATGATCTATGGTTGCATCTTACATCACTGGTGTCACTGCATTGTAGTTAACATTGAGACAGCTTGTATGGTCTGGTATAACATCACCTCAATCAGGCTCCTGTTACACACTGTTCTGGGTTGTACAATCACTAAGCATTTGTATTCCCATGGCTATTCAGAAAGGTAAACTGAAGCCAGGTTTGTGTAAGCAATGGAAATGCTTGAGAGCAAAAGCACTAAAAGTCTTAAAAAGACACTACTAACAACATTATCAATGCTAGCACTGCACTACGATCAACAGTTTGAGATTAAATTGTGACTAGAATGACTAAAGGACAATCTCTTCTCAAGCGGACTGTCTGAAGCAAGCTTGGTAGGAAattaatttttcacattttaatgcAAGTTCTTTGTCTTCTCTTCTAACACCAGCACTGTCACTATTTAAACCTTACATTAGAGGTCAGTAGAGATGCAGGTGGGGTCAAGGAAAATTTCTGGTataattttaaaacttttttatagCTGCAGTCTAgacctttatataaaatatgcagCTTCTCTTGtgcatgaaatattaattgaaATGTAGGCAACAATGCAAGCTGGACGCACTGGTGAACTCAGAGTTATTCACACTAATCTGGTTTGCATATAaaggttaaaggtgctaaagaggatgttttgttttatacatttttgcaatattacttgaaactgtctttactaactgataaaagactatttattaggtgcactgaaaggaataatattaatatacatcatctgtgcatgaggtagggccttaaaaacatcagccaatcgtttacgcgattggccctctggcttgtcaatcactgccatgacgttccttgtgagagacgagcgtggattggccctctggcttgtcaatcactgccgtgacgttccttgtgagagacgagcgcagctgcgctctccagtaactttacACACTCCACAgacgccgcatgcaatgtttttgtcaggagacaggagtaacatctgcagattatgagttacctgcggtgagtccgacataatgaatccactaacacgacacagcgagcgaatgccggtggtaaacactcgtgttccaatactcgtgcacgagttttgggaggcgttcccttgaaatgagctgtgaaggagagGGGTTattcttacgcatgcactcatttcaaaaactcagtaacagtctttggtttctcagtcgacgaaaagatcctctttagcacctttaatgaataCACAGAAGGGCAGATTCATAATTCATTGATTCATTGATTATTTTTACGATGTCTTTAACTTTTTAAAGCTTGAAAATGTTGATTACATAGACTTTCAATCAATGGATTGAcaaaaatgatgagagaatattaataatatcttcacttgtgttttgaagatgaacgcaagtcttataggtttggaaagacatgtaaataatgacaattttcatttttggatgaacctttaaccttaaaggggacctattatgccccattttaaagatgtaaaataagtctctgatgtccccagagtgtatatgtgaagttttagctcaaagtACATCACAAAAAATTTTTATGACATGTTAAAATTACCACTTTttggggttgagcaaaaacacgctgtttcAGCATGTGCCccttaaatgcaaatgagctgctgcgctcGGCCTGAGAGgacggagcttcaagagcttaTTCTCCCCAGTTAGAATTCAGTCAGGatgcactataatgtcagaaactgcgaatatatgctgcatggagatagaacaggtatagtttagttcaattatGGTTATAAATTATATTGTCTTCTTCCACTacattagtacaagcctgttgtaccgGATCCCGTCCAAATGATAGCCAAAACtttacagatgagttttataatgtttattgtacttcacacaaaagatgaagcgtccATTTTCACTTAAGCgctagggatgggcatttttggCAATTTTTCATTTCGATCATCAATAGGTTTCAAAAACTATTAATCGAGTACTTGGGGGGCGGGGCATGTGCGGGGGGCGGGGCATGGCCTTCATGGAGATAATGCAAATATCTGAAGACTGTTAGAAAAATGaatgctaaaaataaaaatatgacatgAAAACCTGTCTATGAACACATGAAAACGTGATTAGAACAGTGTTAGATTGAGTATGATGCAGCAATGTTTTTAATAAGGAAGCATCTAAAAGGAACAGCTGCCTGAGGTGAGTGACACCAATAAACTGAAGCCCGTTCTATGACACATCCTATGATATTAATCAGATAACTTAGATAAATAATATAGACGTAACATTACAACTTGTATCGGCACAAAAGGATGCAAATGCCAGTGAATTTTAAGTTATGAGCGATAGCGACAgtgaaagagagaaaagagagagagagcgcctTCATGCGCTTTCACGACAGTGCGCTGAATAACGGGTAAGGACAGGATTTACTGTAGATTTCTATAAAGTTCTCATTATAATGCCATGTTTATGCCAGATCTGTGCTAATCACATTATTGATTTCATAATTTGGAAGCCATGTGAATTATGCCATTGAACAAATATGACGAAAAATGCACTGCTGCATTATTATAACatcagtattttaattttttttaaagaaacatctAAAAACAATATGACCATCTCAAATAAATCAGTCAATATCAGGCATTGCATCTGAGCATGAAACTAAACACTGATATGCAGTGCATTCGGCATCTTAATAAATATTGATATCCCGACCCAACGCATCCTTTAGTAGATTAATCAGATGTAGCTATTACAACTTTCATCTGCAAAAGGTTTGCGAAAGTGTAACTCTGATTGTGCTTTAAAAATTGTCACTAATATTTCAGCAATATTTTGGATTCAATTTGCACTTTCTGATTaaccaaaatattattttacagtatgaaaATCACTGATGATTATTGctaaattaattatgaatagAATTTAAAGGATATTTTCAGCACAAGATAAAATCTTGGCGCTGCACAGCTTGCACTGAACTGTATTTTCATACATCTTGTCAAAGTGAAACTACACATCACTACGTGACTTCGAGGCCATTCGCTCTCTTCTCACGTCTTTTGACGCGTGCTGTGGAAAGCTAAACAATCGGAGCTCAGGGCGCCACCCAAAGTGCTGCTATAACCAATcaggagaaaaaagaaaaaatacatttcgaTCATCGTTTACATGATCGATCGTCGCTGTCACGGTCGAGTACTCGAGTACTCGGTCGCCGTTGCACATCCCtagtaagagcttaataaaacacagtgcaagtgtgcattaaaatattatccataaactctctctccttcccttgcattatcatcaacatacacagcgaattacacagaaccactcgttacaattaacagtaaacaaatatatacagaccttatgccttttcgggtggtacttaaactggtaaactttatatccgtaaatcaactccgatgaactgcaataaagtgctctcaccttcattactgccgtatccagtatcactctggagactgtatgctggatcatgaacagtttaCTGATCAATCCTTGAGtaacacatttttagcacaacttctgttttgtattgtccctttgtattgacattcgttcacaaagcagtctggtgtgaaatgattcacgcagacataaacgaatttTGGTAaagttgagggagcattttcttcgAAAACAAAATTATTCCACCTCGTCTTCAGCAATTTCggggagtaaatggagagagctatgtggactatccatccagctacagaacacatAAAACACTTGGGAGACGTTCTCATCAGTGCAGTAATGGCAGACTGTGTAAACACGTtgtgaactcgctcagggcggttctatgttaaaacggcagtgtctgtcaacactCGTGGGCGGGGctgtggctaatgtgacgtcacactgccagggatctggaaacggcttgttctgagacactgcttatgatttatggggattaaaaaaaaggagtggttggGTTTtcatcattatagggtggttgtttacacacactgccaacacacatttatagtcaaacaccatgcaaaagtgaaatttgcataataggtccccagATCCTGTTATGGTAATTGTACAAATCtttctatccaccttattttgcaaCGCAGAAGTAAATGATAAAACTATCTGTGCTATAAAAcagtttttataattaaaacaatacattaaaataatatggtaagaaataccagtttgcaatatcaagcagcataacaagCTGTTTTACacagctaaaaataactggaagcggATGATAACAGAAGCTTACTTACATAacaaataaggtggatagaagCTTATTCACCTGACcgtaaaaatgtctttgttgtCATGTTTCCTGACCTTTGAGATGTCCTGACCATCGATGAGGATGCAGCCTCCTTGCACGTCATAAAAACGGAAAAGCAAGCGGATGATGGTGCTTTTTCCTGATCCGGACAGACCAACCTGTTGAATAAGATATTAGCGGAGGTGATCTTGCACCTTTACACACTTTCTTAATTCTGTAAACGTTTTAGTACACTATATTCACAAATGTACAATTCAAATAACTTTTTACCAGTGCAACTGTCTGACCAGGCATCACTGTGAATGAGACTTCACTGAGAATCTCTTTTCTGtcaggaaataaaaaaaactcagaTTCAAAAGACGTTAGATGTTAAAAGTACTGCTCTTCAGTACCAAGCTGATATTACAAGTTCTTACCAAACATATGTCTTCATCGATATTAGCATGACTCACCCAGCAGTGTAACTAAAGCACACATTCTGGAAATCAACCCTTCCTTCTGTGAACGACAGGTCTCCGGCATTCACATCATCCTTTACCTACAGCAGAGAGGAATCTGGAAGTTAGAAAGTGCAATCTGGGTATGTATTACAGGACACACGTAGACAAGCAGGGCACTGGTTTGGCAGTGAATTAAGCAAACCTgaagaatgcattaaaattgAATCCATGGCAAAAATGTTGAGGCCTCTTTCTGGTCAAGTTCAAGAATCCGTTTGCAAATTCGCTGTGACAGCTTTTgcgaataaataaaaagaaatgtgaagATCAGATAAGGTTTTAGTAAGATTATTTGCATATGAATGGAATCTAAAGGGACTGGGAGTGTCGAGGAACGACCGGCTGTTGGTTGTGTGACTTTGGGGAGAGGGTTCACAAAGGACGGGGTAACTTGAGTGAGTGCAGGAGGTCATGACAATAAATCAACACTCATTGGCCCACAAGACCAATGCTGGAACATACAGAGGGGCTGCAATGTGGCTTTTAGGAATCGATTAGATGGGCACTTCTTCGGTACAAACTAGCTGACTAGTAAAAGAACTATTTTGAATTGATTTACCTTTCACTTTACTACAAAATGACTCAAAACATCCATCCTTAGTGACTACTCACCTCTTTTTCCTCTGTTAGTAGATCAAACATGCTCTCCATGTCAACAAATGCACTTTGGATCATTCTGTGTAAACACAACAGTGCAATGGAATAAATCAATGTAGAATCAAactgaaaagtttgaaaactgcctgaattataaatataataagcAAGACAATAAATGAAATCTTATTCATCATAATTTATTAAACTTAATTATGATGGATATTTTGTGATGTAACTAAacgaacatccaaaacagtgcTGTGTGCTGGGCTACATGCGCTCATTGTATGTTTGTACATATGCTATTTTGCCAGCTAAGAATTCAcaaagagcttataaaatgtgtaaaggagtcaaaacagcgtCAGGAATTCCTCCATTACACACAAACGAAGATTTGCTGCAACGGGCAGCATTATTCCTTTGAGCATTCGGTCCTTTTTGGGTCACATCTTGTGACACCtgtcctgtttttggtttgtttagatgtctttggtccctgttgcattcatatttcaaTTGAAATTGTTTGGAAGCAGACCAAGACCCACCTTTTCAGGGGTCTCGTCCGCTTGTTAGGTGCGCACCaaggttcggatggcagcgttcacgcacattcaaatgaaccgcactactGTTTGCTTTAATCTAAACAAACCTACCAAGTTTGAACACATTATAAGAATCAAAGGGCcggattcacaaaacatttataGGAATAAAATTGGTCTTGCATAATAAAGTTGAGAATATTTTGTATTACCAAAACATTTCTTAAGATTGTTTTAAAGACAATCCTTAAGAAGAATTTGAATTCCTGAAAAGAATGTTCTTAAAAATAGATAAAGACATAAATAATCaaatcaaaaaaataaactCTTAAAGTTATGATAACCTCCAACATATGTAAAATCCCCAAAGATAATGATGAATTTGTTAGGTTTTTCTCTAGCTACATACACagtatataatacatattactAGAGATGTGCATGAGCAATCTGAAAACCTTAAAATTAAAAACCTTAATGATTGGTCATGTATGTGGGATGTAACTTTTTGCTGAATTGGAAATTCAGTAACAACTCCACAAAAATGATTCcaattgttttctgttttttttaattattttataaatacaacAACTTTTTGGCAGCATTCAGCAGAAATGTGCTCACAGGATGtattcactcacacacagagaTACAAGTGTTTTAGATTGAGTCTTCGGCAAGAACTGCCATAAAATCAGCACCAAAGCCTGTAATTTTCTTCTTAAGAAAAAAAGCTGTTCATAAGAAAACATTTGagaccttaattttttttttccaagaactgtacttagGAACATTCTTAAGAGCTTCTCAGAATTTATATTAAGAAATTTCTTTAAGAAGATTTTCATGAATCTGGCCCCAGAACCTCCTTTTCTAATCTCACCTATAATATGTACCAAACCAGTTGAGTGGAGTGTAGAGCTGGATAATGTAGGTTCCAAAGAGGACATAGTCACCAACCTATGAGAACAACAACAGAGCATGAACAACAAAAATTATGCTCAAGATCAATAAGAACTAGACTTCCAATTTTGTATGAGTGGTGATTACTGTACTTGAAACTTGTCCACTGTAACATAATATGCACAAAGCAGCGATCCGGCCAACAGCCCCAACCCAATGATTACGTTCTGGGTTTGGTTCAGGAGGGCCAGGGAAGCATTGGTCTTCCATTCACATGCCTGAGCAGAAAGAAAATCCAACTCAAGGTCTCTCCAGTCAACTGCTTACAAAGTCTACGTTTAAGTGTTTGCATTACCTGATATTTCAGGATAGCATCCTCAAAGCGCCTGACTTCAAAACCCTCTGAATTATAGTACTTCACCTGAATGGTGAGACACATTTTGTAAAATTGCAAGGTTAACACTGTTAACAACACTCCATGGCCAACCTAGGGCAACTTTGTTATGGCATTTGGTAACGTACAGTTTCAAAGTTGAGAAGTGAGTCCACTGCTTTTGACTTGGCATTATTGTCCTGTGTGTTCATTTCCCGCCTGTACTTGGTTCTCCATTcagtgatgatgatggtgagaGCTGAAATCAAATGTCAAATTGAACTAGACATCAACATGTGCCTGTTGTTGACTGTCAGttcttataaaaatattaaaacatgcaataaaaaacaattttagAACGAAATGCACCAATGATTAAAAcgttcatttattttaatacaaattatGAGAACGCTGCTGTGTACTGACATacactaatgttcaaaagtttggaataagtgcttttttaaaagaaaaattagtacttttttatttagcaagaatacattaaattgataaaaattgaCAGTACAGACATTTAtactgttacaaaagatttctatttcaattaaatgctgttcttttgaactttctgttcatctaATATTCCAGCAGAAAAAAAGATCACATTTTCCAAAatataagcagcacaactgctataaaacattaataataagaaatgtagaATTACTTAATTTGAAGAatcatgtaacactgaagacaggagtatttgctgctgaaaattcagctttgccatcacaagaataaattacattttaaaaaatattaaaataaaacagtttttattattgtaataatatttctggGGTTTTTctgcattataaaataaatgcagcctaaaTGAACAGAAGAGACTTAAAGCATTaaagaaatcttactgaccccacactttcaaatacaaaatttgtgattaatcacattaacaacaaaaatatgactttaaaaataaaaataaatgacttaaattgttaatattttaatctattGACATCCATAATATGAACATAAGTATGCTGCTTACAGCACAAATGTAAGTACTGCACTTACTGAGGTAGAGGAACATGCAAATGAAGACAATGAGGCCGAACCAGGCACTGAAGTACGTCACAAAATAGATGATGGCAATGACGATGTCAGCAATAGTGGGTACAATGCTGAACACAATATAGCTGTAACACAAATCAATGAGAAACATTTaaagataaaaaacaaaaacagagttTTCCACCATTTTAATACAAAGCATGTCTAACTAACAAAGTTCTTTAAAGAGCAATAGGGTGAAATTGAAAGGACCTTAACAAGTTGTTGACTGAGGAGGTCCCACGGTCAATGCTGCGCAGGACATCTCCTGTGCGGCGGCCCAGGTGCCAGCGCAGAGAGAGGCCATGCAGGTGACCGAAAAGACGGACCTGCACCACACGGCTGGTGTACTGCTGGACACGAGTCCACAGGAAGCTGCGCAAGTTACTGACAAACCCTGACGTCCCTGAGCAAAGATGACAGTTAATGGTTTGTACAGAGTTTAAAATAGTATTGTTTAAAACCAGTTTCATATGCCTCTTCCTTACAATATCAATATGAAGGTCAACCCTCACCTACCCCTCCGCCCTGCAAGAACTTAAGGAGGACGTAAACACAGACCGTGATGGCCAGGGGTCTCCAGCTCTCCATTGCTGACAGCTGGTTCACTGGAATATTATAAATGTAGAAACACAGAGATGATGTGAGTGCATTTACACTTGTGCTGGGCTCAACTGGTAAATGTTCTTGTTTTGAGTCAGGATCAgctaaaaaaagaagaaacttttcatacactaccattcaaaagtttggggtcttcaaatattttgaaacaagtcttttatgctcaccaaggctgcatttatttgatcaaaaatacagtaaaaacagtaatattgtgaaatatgggTTACCATTttctactttaatatattttaaaatgtaatttattcatgtgatggtacagctgaattttcagcatcattactccagttttcagtgtcacatgatccttcaggaatatgctgatttgctgctcaagaaacatttcttattattttcagtattGTTTGTAGAGaccttgatacattttttcaggattctttgatgaacaaagttcaaaagaacagcatttgaaatatatacaaatgttataaacgtttccactgtcacttatgattgacttaaagggttagtcattaattactcaccgttCCATAAGACGaatgtgtcgtgctgctcacgtgatcagctttggccaatactgagccggcattcggacgtaaacacggaagccttcactgtgcttactgcggcAACTACGCAAGGATAAcaacagggaagagaagagatcgTTGAATAAAAtcgttgaaccactgcagtcacgtcgactgttttatcaatgtctttactacctttctggacctttaaagtggtggttatattgctgtctatggaggagtcatatacctctcggatttcatcaaaaatatcttaatctgtgttccgaagatgaacgaaggacttacgggtgtggaacgacatgagggtaattaaagggctagttcacccaaaaatgaaaatttgatgtttatctgcttacccccagggcatccaagatgtaggtgactttgtttcttcagtagaacacaaatgatgatttttaactccaaccgctgcggtctgtcagtcaaataatgggagtgaatgggctctgacaacggcagtgatgtctagcactcattgaagtataagcgcgagacatcactgccgttgtcagagcgcgatcagacctcactaaccgagt is a window of Megalobrama amblycephala isolate DHTTF-2021 linkage group LG6, ASM1881202v1, whole genome shotgun sequence DNA encoding:
- the abcb6b gene encoding ATP-binding cassette sub-family B member 6 isoform X1, which produces MANSKRRTKRNAHGNGTEQASFALTVEKLERQGNVEVISSSAWQGFRRKVCLLVPFMWPRGSVRLQGLVILCVGLLALERVINVFVPIYSRNIVNQLSAMESWRPLAITVCVYVLLKFLQGGGVGTSGFVSNLRSFLWTRVQQYTSRVVQVRLFGHLHGLSLRWHLGRRTGDVLRSIDRGTSSVNNLLSYIVFSIVPTIADIVIAIIYFVTYFSAWFGLIVFICMFLYLTLTIIITEWRTKYRREMNTQDNNAKSKAVDSLLNFETVKYYNSEGFEVRRFEDAILKYQACEWKTNASLALLNQTQNVIIGLGLLAGSLLCAYYVTVDKFQVGDYVLFGTYIIQLYTPLNWFGTYYRMIQSAFVDMESMFDLLTEEKEVKDDVNAGDLSFTEGRVDFQNVCFSYTAGKEILSEVSFTVMPGQTVALVGLSGSGKSTIIRLLFRFYDVQGGCILIDGQDISKVRQSSLRSYIGVVPQDTVLFNDNIRENIRYGRISASDQEVAEAAMAADIHNKILSLPNGYETEVGERGLKLSGGEKQRVAIARTILKSPRIILLDEATSALDSQTERNIQTSLAKVCANHTTLVVAHRLSTIISSDQILVLHDGRIAERGRHEELLAIGGLYAAMWLKQQQTPESEVSTEEQPQEP
- the abcb6b gene encoding ATP-binding cassette sub-family B member 6 isoform X2; the encoded protein is MESWRPLAITVCVYVLLKFLQGGGVGTSGFVSNLRSFLWTRVQQYTSRVVQVRLFGHLHGLSLRWHLGRRTGDVLRSIDRGTSSVNNLLSYIVFSIVPTIADIVIAIIYFVTYFSAWFGLIVFICMFLYLTLTIIITEWRTKYRREMNTQDNNAKSKAVDSLLNFETVKYYNSEGFEVRRFEDAILKYQACEWKTNASLALLNQTQNVIIGLGLLAGSLLCAYYVTVDKFQVGDYVLFGTYIIQLYTPLNWFGTYYRMIQSAFVDMESMFDLLTEEKEVKDDVNAGDLSFTEGRVDFQNVCFSYTAGKEILSEVSFTVMPGQTVALVGLSGSGKSTIIRLLFRFYDVQGGCILIDGQDISKVRQSSLRSYIGVVPQDTVLFNDNIRENIRYGRISASDQEVAEAAMAADIHNKILSLPNGYETEVGERGLKLSGGEKQRVAIARTILKSPRIILLDEATSALDSQTERNIQTSLAKVCANHTTLVVAHRLSTIISSDQILVLHDGRIAERGRHEELLAIGGLYAAMWLKQQQTPESEVSTEEQPQEP